TGACGCTTCGGCGGCACTCTGGCCGAGTGGGTAGCTGAGTGTCATCGACACGTTCCACGCAGGGAAATCGTTGCCGATGAGCTGGTTCAGCGAGTCTACGTAGCCCCCTGGAAGGACACTGCCGACGTCACCGCCGAGACCGGACCGGACGAATTGGGTGCCGCCCAGGCCCTGCAGGGTATAGGACGCGCGGACGTCCAACGCTGGCAGCGTTGTGTCACGCGCCGCACGTAGGTTGATGTCATTGATGTCTAGCTGACGGCGAGAGCGTGCGATGTCAGTCCGTTGTGCGAGCGCCGCCCGGATCGCCTCCTCAATGTTCACCGGTGAAGCGTCGAAGCGAGGCCGGTCGACAGGCACGACCTCGGCCTCCCATAACAGGTCGTCGGTACCGTTGACCAATAATCGCTTCAGGATGAGCGCCGCTGTGCGCCGCACTTGCAGTGTCTCGGCCAGAACCTGGCGACGTTGCGCAGCTTCGGCCTGGGATTGAATGATGTCGATCGGCGCAAGAGTCCCGAGCTCGACACGAGCTTGGTTATCCGTAATGAGATCCTCCGCCAGTTCGACGAACTGCTCCTGCACGTTGATTGCCTCCGAAGCGATCACGAGATCCCAGTAGGCGCTTCGTACGGCCGCCTCGGTGTTAGTAATCAGTCGCCGCAAGTCGATGTCTGAGAGCTCCCGGGAAAGCTGTGTCACTTGCAGCCGCTGGCGGTTCGAATCGATCTTGAAGCCCCGCAAAAGCGGTTGTGTGTAGATGACATCGACATTCGAACGGTAGCTTGGGTTGAAGCTGGAGAAGATACTGGTTGTTGCGTTTCGGTTGTTACTCCAGGAGGCATCAATTGAGGCGCCACCCCACTTGAGTGCCTTCGTGAGGCCAGCGTTGTAGGTGGCGGTGTCGCTGACAACGCGCTGGCCACCATCTAGTTGGGTTACCGAAGGTTGAGCACGGGAAGTGGTGCCGATGGTCGAATCGAAGGTGGGCGAAAAAGCAGCCTGGGCCGATGCGATGTCGAGGTCGGCAATTTGCGGGTTCAATTGTTGGACGGCGATGTCGAGGTTGTTTTCGAGCGCGCGGCTCACCGCCTCATCGAGGGTCAAGCGGACGGTCCGTGCCGCAGGCGGCGTCTGCTCAGAGGCGGCCTGTTCGACCAATTCAGCAATGCGTGCTTCGAGAGGTTCTTGGGCACCGGACGTTTCGACCACTCCCACCAGCACGAGTACGAACATGACGAGCTTCATTAGTGTTCCTTCCAGGTGGACGTTATCGAGATTAACAATTTCTTGTCCGTCCACCCCATATGGGAGAGATTCTTCAAATTCACTAGGACCGCCAAAGTGAACCCATCATAAGTAGGACGACGGATTGTCCTTTGGGGCCTTCTTGTTCATCGGGAAATCTTCTCGAATCGAGCTCTAATTACGGGTAAGTTGTTCTAAACGAAGAACTACCTGCCCAATAATATTGTTTGGTGTTGAGGCCCCAGCCGTCAAGCCAATGGTAACTTCACCGGTTAGCGGCAGCCATTCCTTAACGGTAACTTCCTGTTTGTCTCGGGACTGCGACAGGTTTGAAAGTGGACCGCTGACTGGCCGGTGATGAATCTCCGCCAATGAGGCTAGAGACTCGGCATCAGCGATGTGATAGGTAGGAAGTTTCGCAGTGCAGATTCTCGCCAAGTTTCTAGTGTTACTGCTGTTATAACCACCGACCACGATCATCAGATCGAGTCGTTCGGAGCCAACAAGGTTCTGCACGGCGTCTTGGCGATCTTGCGTGGCACTACAGATTGTGTCAAAGGCACGGTAGTGAAAGTCGAGTTCAGCCTCCCCGTACCGGTCGATCATGGCCTGACGGCACATTTCACCAATTTCCAGCGATTCCGACATCAGCATTGTCGTTTGATTGGCTAATCCAATTCGCTCTAGGTGTTGATCGGGGTCGAATCCCTTAGAGGCTGTATGCTTGAACTTCTCCAAGAATTTGTGGCGATTCCCTCCAGACCGCGCATAGTCGCAGACAAGTTGTGCCTGGTCGCGGTCCAGGACGACGAGAAACCGTCCATTAGGGTAATTCAGTGATTGGGAGGCAGTTGCCTGAGTTTCCTCATGATGCACCTTTCCATGGATAAGTGCGGTAAAGCCATCTTTGGCGTACCGTTCAACGTTCTTCCAGACGTTGAGTACCGAACCGCAGGTAGTATCAATGAGCGTGCATCCGAACTGATCGTATTTGGCCAATTCGTCAACGGTCACCCCGAAGGCAGGAATAATGATTACAACTTCAGGTCCAAGTGGCTCTCGCGGTTCGTGCGGGTCGCTTAGGAACCGAATGCCAGCGGTCCGCAACTTATCGTTCACGTGTGGGTTGTGAATGATCTCACCGGTAAGATAAACGGTTCTCTTAGGGAACCGCATGCGAGTTTGGTACGCATAGTCAACTGCGCGATCAACACCGTAGCAAAATCCAAATTCCTTCGCGAGGCGGACTGTGAGTCGGCCTCGTGTTCTCTGGAATCCATGGCTAATAATTTCATTAACGATTGCACTATCGTAATCCTCAGCGAGCGCTGGGGCGACGGCTTCGTTCAGGTCGAGACCTTTTCTGAAGATCACTGATGGCACGTGAATCTGACCTCGATAGTTACCCTAATCCAGAAGCTTAATTATATTTCACTGAGGGTCACTTCAGGCCAGAACGTGTAGTCGTATTCTGTCGACCAACTAAGGATTATCTTAAATCTTGGACGGTGTGTGTGGAGGGTTGCACCGGTGCCCCTTGTTTTCCCCATTGCGCTTGGGCAAGCTGTTGGAGGCGTATCCCAGTGTAGTAGTGCCGAAGAATCTGATGGAAGGGCTCACCTTGGTCAGCCAAGGCCATGGCGCCAACTTGGCAGAGGCCCACGCCATGGCCGAAACCGGAACCGGTGAAATTAAATTGTTTGCCAACAAGGTCGACGTCGAAGCGTGTGCTACGGACGGTTCTTGGACCGAAACTTGCGGTTATCACTGCACGTAGTTCTTCGCCACGAACCATTGGGGCGAACTCGCCATCGAGAATAACGCGCTCGGCTCGGCCGGCAATATCTCGCTGAACGACTTCAATCCGGCTAAGCTTAGCGCCCACGCGGGTACGGTTATCGCGGTTGAGTGCGTTGCGAAGTTCATCCACTGGGATATCAAATTGCCATTCACGGTGCACATCCTCTGCTGCGTCGATCACGGCGAGTAAATATGGGGGCGTAGGGCCTCCCCAGACGGTTCCGGCATCGCTCGTGTGACCACCACAGTCAGAGTGGAAGAGTGCTTGGATCGGCTGGCTCTCATGAGTGATAACCACGCCTCGCGTCTCAACTGATGCCGCTTTGGCGACAATTTTGAGTCGTGTGGGGTATTGCTGAGGTGAACGATAGACCTGACAGTGGGTCTCTGAGCAAAGGTCGAATTGTTCACTGCGGTGCCGGCCGAGGTTGGCGACGGCATAGGTGCGAGCCAGTACCGCTTGGAGGCGAGCGACGTTTGTCATCGCATTACCTGACAGTCCACCGAGGGCCGCTTCGGCCAGAACCGAACCAACAATGTAGTCCTCAAGTTTAAGCGCGACGACCTGTTTACGGTTTCCATCTGTGATTTGGATGCGAACGACTTGATCCACCAACGGAGGATTAACAGATGGCGGGGTATGGGATGGCAGCATCGGCGTTGATGCGCACCCAGCCACGAGGAGTGCAATGCCGCTCAGACCCAGGGGCCCCACCGACATACGCCAGGGCGGCGAGATTAGAGGTTGTGCGACCATGCTAGTCTTCGTATCGGCTTCTTTCTGGCGAGAGAATAGTGGACAGGTAAATGTGGCGATGTCTGATAGCTAGTTGACTTCGTCGAATTAGCACAGATACGATCACTCGACGTACGTCTACCGTTGTGTTTCTTCTAGAGGTCGAAGTAAGTAGGCCAGTGTGAGTCAGTTTATTCACTTAATCAACCCGTCGCCGAGGACTTCTTTGTAGTGAACCAGGCACAGCCAGTCTGTGGACTTGACGCTCACGGTATTAAGAACCCGTCTGCCGTTCACTGGAATCAAGATTTAGCACTACTCGTTGAGGATGCGGTTCGACGGGGCGAAGGCGTGATCGCTAAATCTGGCCCCCTTGTGTGTACAACAGTGCCCCACACAGGCCGGTCACCGCAGGACAAGTTCATCGTCCGCGAAACGTCTAGTGTTGACAATGTCTCTTGGGGCACGGTGAACCAGTCTTTAGAGCCGGAGTACTTTGACAAGCTATACGAGGATCTAACGATACATCTTGATGGGCGGGAATTATGGGTGCGAGATGGGTATGCGGGAGCGGACCCAGAGTACCGCCTCCCTATTCGTGTTGTGACCGAAACTGCCTGGCATAGCCTGTTCGCGCATCATATGTTCATTCGTGAGGAAGACCCTGCACGCCTTGCTGAGCACATTCCTGAGTTCACTGTTCTAAGTGCTCCGTCATTCACTGCTGTTCCTTCCCGTCACGGAACGAAGTCAGGGACCGTGATAGTCATCCATTTTTCGAAGCGGCTTATATTGATCGCTGGGACCGCCTACGCTGGTGAGATTAAGAAATCGATTTTCACGGTGATGAGCTATCTACTTCCACTGAGGTCGGTTCTTCCGATGCACTGTTCGGCTAATCGAGGTGCTGATGGTGACACGGCGATCTTCTTTGGGTTGTCAGGAACTGGCAAGACAACCCTGTCGAGCGATCTTAACCGTCGCCTAATTGGGGATGACGAACACGGTTGGTCAGGTGACGGCATCTTTAACATTGAGGGTGGTTGCTACGCCAAGCTAATCCGCTTGTCGGCTGAGGCCGAGCCTCAAATCTATGCGACCACCCAGCGGCCCGGCACCCTTCTTGAAAATGTGGTTCTTGATCCAGAAACTCTTCAACTTGATCTTAACGATGATACGCTGACTGAGAACACGCGAGGCGCCTACCAGCTTTCATACATCGACAATTACCTACCTACTGGTCGAGGCGGACACCCGCGGCATCTGGTGATGTTGACGGCTGACGCTTTTGGCGTTGTGCCACCACTGGCTAGGTTGACGTCCTCAGCAGCCATGTACCATTTTCTTTCTGGTTATACCGCGAAGGTTGCAGGTACCGAGGCGGGTGTTGCGGAACCGAGTGCAGTTTTCAGTACATGTTTTGGGGCACCGTTTATGGTGTGGCATCCGACGGTATACGCTAAGCTCCTCGGTGAACGGATCGCGCAATATGGTACGACTGTCTGGTTGGTCAATACGGGCTGGACCGGTGGCGTATACGGCGTTGGTTCCCGGATGCCGATCAGGTATACGCGGGCGATGATCTATGCTGCACTGTCGGGTGCACTTAACGATGTCCAGTATATTGAAGACCCAGTTTTCCACGTGGACGTGCCGACTTGCTGTCCGGGCGTACCCAGAGAGCTCTTAACACCTCGTAATACCTGGGCTAGGCCGGAAGACTATGACTTGCAAGCTGCGAAGTTAGCCGTGATGTTTGGAGACAACTTTAAATCGTTTAGGTCACTCGTCGAACCAGCGGTGGCGGCGGCGGGCCCACAGGTCTAGTCGTGAACCTCTGGTATTTTGGGTGTGGAGATCCCCAGTGCCGACCGAATATGAACCCATAATTGGCCTCGAGATTCACGCTCAACTGTTGACCCGCACAAAGATTTTCTGCGGTTGTAGCACGAAGTTTGGCACACCGCCTAACACGCATGGCTGTCCGGTATGTTTGGGCTTACCGGGGGCCCTTCCCGTTCTAAACCGGAGTGCAGTTGAATTGGGAATCCGGGCAGCGATGGCTCTAGATTGTCAAATCGAACTGGAATCCGTCTTTGCTCGAAAGAACTACTTCTATCCAGATCTACCAAAGGGCTACCAGATATCCCAATACGAACTACCGTTGGCCACTGGCGGTCATTTATCCTTACACGAATCCGGAACGGACGTTGGAATTACGCGCATTCATCTCGAAGAAGACGCTGGCAAGTCTTTACACGAAGGGTTCCCAGATTCTGACCTAAAGTCTCACGTTGACTTCAACCGTAGTGGTGTTCCGCTTATAGAAGTTGTCACGGAGCCTGACATGCGATCAGCGACAGAAGCGAAGAGTTTCTTCACGACCCTTCGGGAAATTCTGGCCTCTTTGGATGTCAATGATGGCAATATGGAAGAGGGTAGCCTTCGATGCGACGCGAATGTTTCAGTTCGTCCCATCGGTCAATTGGCCCTAGGTGTTAAGACTGAGGTGAAGAACCTTAACTCATTCCGATTTCTCGAA
The DNA window shown above is from Vicinamibacterales bacterium and carries:
- a CDS encoding TolC family protein — encoded protein: MKLVMFVLVLVGVVETSGAQEPLEARIAELVEQAASEQTPPAARTVRLTLDEAVSRALENNLDIAVQQLNPQIADLDIASAQAAFSPTFDSTIGTTSRAQPSVTQLDGGQRVVSDTATYNAGLTKALKWGGASIDASWSNNRNATTSIFSSFNPSYRSNVDVIYTQPLLRGFKIDSNRQRLQVTQLSRELSDIDLRRLITNTEAAVRSAYWDLVIASEAINVQEQFVELAEDLITDNQARVELGTLAPIDIIQSQAEAAQRRQVLAETLQVRRTAALILKRLLVNGTDDLLWEAEVVPVDRPRFDASPVNIEEAIRAALAQRTDIARSRRQLDINDINLRAARDTTLPALDVRASYTLQGLGGTQFVRSGLGGDVGSVLPGGYVDSLNQLIGNDFPAWNVSMTLSYPLGQSAAEASYARAQIQAKQTQAQIEQMELQIATEVTNAGLQIQSSLRRIEAATAARELARQQLDAEQSKFEVGASTNFFVVQAQRDLADAQRAELQTILDHQKSRIEFDRAQQTSLTQGSIIIVSGGGN
- a CDS encoding 4-hydroxy-3-methylbut-2-enyl diphosphate reductase, encoding MPSVIFRKGLDLNEAVAPALAEDYDSAIVNEIISHGFQRTRGRLTVRLAKEFGFCYGVDRAVDYAYQTRMRFPKRTVYLTGEIIHNPHVNDKLRTAGIRFLSDPHEPREPLGPEVVIIIPAFGVTVDELAKYDQFGCTLIDTTCGSVLNVWKNVERYAKDGFTALIHGKVHHEETQATASQSLNYPNGRFLVVLDRDQAQLVCDYARSGGNRHKFLEKFKHTASKGFDPDQHLERIGLANQTTMLMSESLEIGEMCRQAMIDRYGEAELDFHYRAFDTICSATQDRQDAVQNLVGSERLDLMIVVGGYNSSNTRNLARICTAKLPTYHIADAESLASLAEIHHRPVSGPLSNLSQSRDKQEVTVKEWLPLTGEVTIGLTAGASTPNNIIGQVVLRLEQLTRN
- a CDS encoding SpoIID/LytB domain-containing protein — its product is MVAQPLISPPWRMSVGPLGLSGIALLVAGCASTPMLPSHTPPSVNPPLVDQVVRIQITDGNRKQVVALKLEDYIVGSVLAEAALGGLSGNAMTNVARLQAVLARTYAVANLGRHRSEQFDLCSETHCQVYRSPQQYPTRLKIVAKAASVETRGVVITHESQPIQALFHSDCGGHTSDAGTVWGGPTPPYLLAVIDAAEDVHREWQFDIPVDELRNALNRDNRTRVGAKLSRIEVVQRDIAGRAERVILDGEFAPMVRGEELRAVITASFGPRTVRSTRFDVDLVGKQFNFTGSGFGHGVGLCQVGAMALADQGEPFHQILRHYYTGIRLQQLAQAQWGKQGAPVQPSTHTVQDLR
- the pckA gene encoding phosphoenolpyruvate carboxykinase (ATP), which codes for MNQAQPVCGLDAHGIKNPSAVHWNQDLALLVEDAVRRGEGVIAKSGPLVCTTVPHTGRSPQDKFIVRETSSVDNVSWGTVNQSLEPEYFDKLYEDLTIHLDGRELWVRDGYAGADPEYRLPIRVVTETAWHSLFAHHMFIREEDPARLAEHIPEFTVLSAPSFTAVPSRHGTKSGTVIVIHFSKRLILIAGTAYAGEIKKSIFTVMSYLLPLRSVLPMHCSANRGADGDTAIFFGLSGTGKTTLSSDLNRRLIGDDEHGWSGDGIFNIEGGCYAKLIRLSAEAEPQIYATTQRPGTLLENVVLDPETLQLDLNDDTLTENTRGAYQLSYIDNYLPTGRGGHPRHLVMLTADAFGVVPPLARLTSSAAMYHFLSGYTAKVAGTEAGVAEPSAVFSTCFGAPFMVWHPTVYAKLLGERIAQYGTTVWLVNTGWTGGVYGVGSRMPIRYTRAMIYAALSGALNDVQYIEDPVFHVDVPTCCPGVPRELLTPRNTWARPEDYDLQAAKLAVMFGDNFKSFRSLVEPAVAAAGPQV